One part of the Streptomyces lydicus genome encodes these proteins:
- a CDS encoding GTP-binding protein, with the protein MYLPGADQTLVKLLVAGPFGVGKTTLIRALSETPPLHTEEVMTQSGAFVDDLAGVREKTTTTVAIDFGRLTLPGDLVLYLFGTPGQKRFRPLWQDIARGALGALVLADTRRLADSFEVMDIIEEAGLRYAVAVNTFPDAPHYDAEKLREALDLHPETPLVLCDARDRDQSVDALIALVGHVLAHTPQENQTS; encoded by the coding sequence ATGTACCTCCCCGGAGCCGACCAGACCCTGGTCAAGCTCCTGGTCGCGGGGCCGTTCGGGGTCGGGAAGACCACGCTCATCCGGGCGCTCTCGGAGACCCCGCCGCTGCACACCGAAGAGGTGATGACGCAGTCCGGTGCGTTCGTCGACGACCTCGCCGGTGTGCGGGAGAAGACCACGACCACCGTCGCCATCGACTTCGGGCGGCTGACGCTGCCCGGGGACCTGGTGCTGTACCTGTTCGGCACCCCCGGACAGAAACGATTCCGTCCGCTGTGGCAGGACATCGCGCGCGGCGCGCTGGGCGCGCTCGTACTCGCCGACACCCGCCGCCTCGCGGACTCCTTCGAGGTGATGGACATCATCGAGGAGGCGGGGCTGCGCTACGCGGTCGCGGTCAACACCTTCCCCGACGCGCCGCATTACGACGCCGAGAAGCTCCGCGAAGCCCTCGACCTGCACCCCGAGACGCCGCTGGTGCTGTGCGACGCGCGCGACCGCGACCAGTCCGTCGACGCGCTGATCGCGCTCGTCGGGCACGTTCTCGCCCATACGCCCCAGGAGAACCAGACCTCGTGA
- a CDS encoding DUF742 domain-containing protein, with product MTPRQSTRRLVPAYLATGGRAQPSRNTFDRLTLLHSGGMPISSEVRPEEHRILELLQPGALSLAEVAAHLHLPVSVVKVLVADLVDAGLLHARVPIPEAEQFDRQILERVLDGLRSLKS from the coding sequence ATGACCCCGCGCCAGAGCACCAGGCGCCTCGTACCGGCCTATCTGGCGACCGGCGGACGCGCCCAACCCAGCCGCAACACGTTTGACCGGCTCACGCTGCTGCACAGCGGGGGGATGCCGATCTCCAGTGAGGTACGACCGGAAGAGCACCGGATTCTGGAGCTCCTCCAGCCCGGAGCCTTGTCTCTGGCCGAGGTCGCAGCCCATCTCCACCTGCCCGTCAGTGTGGTGAAGGTGCTGGTGGCCGACCTCGTCGATGCCGGCCTCCTGCACGCCCGTGTCCCCATCCCCGAAGCCGAGCAATTCGACCGGCAGATCCTGGAGAGGGTTCTCGATGGACTCCGCTCTCTCAAGTCCTAG
- a CDS encoding roadblock/LC7 domain-containing protein has translation MNSPTRRRVTEDKSWVLAPLLELPHVIHAAVISGDGFIEGSSPGLKRDAAEGVAAMMSALQGAGRAVTAAFAERDDARLRQTVIESEQGWVFAIPAGENTCLAVFAGPEVNMGVVAHHMQIQVTTLGNKVMNSPARDLGSKA, from the coding sequence ATGAACAGCCCCACTCGCCGCCGCGTCACCGAGGACAAGTCCTGGGTGCTGGCCCCCCTCCTGGAGCTGCCGCATGTTATCCACGCAGCCGTGATCTCCGGTGACGGATTCATCGAGGGATCGTCGCCCGGCCTGAAGCGTGATGCCGCCGAAGGTGTCGCCGCCATGATGTCCGCGCTCCAGGGCGCCGGACGCGCGGTGACCGCGGCGTTCGCCGAACGGGACGACGCCCGGCTGCGCCAGACCGTCATCGAATCCGAACAGGGCTGGGTCTTCGCCATACCCGCGGGCGAGAACACCTGCCTGGCCGTCTTCGCCGGACCGGAGGTCAATATGGGAGTCGTAGCGCACCACATGCAGATCCAGGTGACGACGCTGGGCAACAAGGTCATGAACAGCCCGGCGCGGGACCTCGGCAGCAAGGCATGA
- a CDS encoding ATP-binding protein — MTSIPEALLWCLSAGTAAAVVLAALSIRASGQRKALRARLTAAEEQNSATLHSNTELSARLRATEAEIRHLAGTRLPDLTLALAHPHVPVRGLLDSRFTGTETDQALNGVLEQVSEAITKERARVDAAAQSTLRGATTTIQALLYRLQTSLQEMQHRYDDPNVAQDLLNADFLNEQALRRIQATGVVCGAWPGLTREDSYLAELVVGAASRLRGYERVQVSNQLRDPVAVVARAVEPIAITVTELLANALHHSHRELPVTVTLQQGNRGASVIIDDYGVGMHEDEVKAAMELLASDNDLLLTQLGDPPRSGFAAAGQLVRQYGFGVHIESSPYGGVRAVVYIPGDPLLTLLDESTQPMSVMAPLPHRSGASDRPAVLPTGATAPVPHTPTPHTPAPAAPEQATGTPAQSDVTADPAEGGLPRRRRRTPVSEQQQSLPRTDPVRERSPEEAASRWAALQQGTESGRAAAHTEPPRSPEGNAQP; from the coding sequence ATGACATCCATACCGGAGGCGCTGTTGTGGTGCCTCAGCGCAGGTACGGCCGCCGCCGTGGTCCTGGCGGCGCTCTCGATCCGGGCGAGCGGCCAGCGCAAGGCCCTCAGAGCACGTCTGACCGCCGCTGAGGAACAGAACAGCGCCACGCTCCACAGCAATACGGAGCTGTCGGCCCGGCTGCGCGCCACCGAAGCCGAGATCCGGCACCTGGCCGGGACCCGGCTCCCCGACCTCACCCTCGCCCTCGCCCACCCGCACGTGCCCGTGCGGGGTCTGCTGGACTCCCGGTTCACCGGGACCGAGACCGACCAGGCGCTGAACGGCGTACTGGAACAGGTCAGCGAGGCCATCACCAAGGAGCGGGCCCGGGTCGACGCGGCGGCGCAGTCCACCCTCCGTGGCGCCACCACCACCATCCAGGCACTGCTCTACCGGCTGCAGACGTCCCTCCAGGAGATGCAGCACCGCTACGACGACCCGAACGTCGCCCAGGACCTCCTGAACGCGGACTTCCTCAACGAGCAGGCGCTGCGGCGCATCCAGGCCACCGGTGTGGTGTGCGGAGCCTGGCCGGGACTGACCCGGGAGGACTCCTACCTCGCCGAGCTGGTGGTCGGCGCCGCCTCGCGGCTGCGCGGCTACGAGCGCGTACAGGTCAGCAACCAGCTGCGCGACCCGGTCGCGGTGGTCGCGCGTGCGGTCGAGCCGATCGCCATCACCGTCACCGAGCTGCTCGCCAACGCGCTGCACCACTCGCACCGTGAGCTGCCCGTCACCGTGACCCTCCAGCAGGGCAACCGCGGCGCCTCGGTCATCATCGACGACTACGGCGTCGGGATGCACGAGGACGAGGTCAAGGCCGCGATGGAGCTGCTGGCGAGCGACAACGACCTGCTGCTGACCCAGCTCGGTGACCCGCCGCGGTCCGGCTTCGCGGCGGCCGGCCAGCTGGTGCGCCAGTACGGCTTCGGGGTGCACATCGAGTCGTCGCCGTACGGCGGCGTGCGGGCCGTTGTCTACATCCCGGGTGACCCCCTTCTCACCCTCCTCGACGAGAGCACCCAGCCCATGTCCGTGATGGCTCCGCTGCCGCACCGTTCCGGTGCGTCCGACCGGCCCGCGGTACTCCCGACCGGAGCCACCGCCCCCGTACCCCACACCCCCACACCGCACACCCCTGCTCCGGCCGCTCCGGAGCAAGCAACGGGCACGCCCGCGCAGTCCGACGTCACGGCGGATCCCGCCGAGGGCGGACTGCCGCGCAGGCGCCGCCGGACGCCGGTGTCGGAGCAGCAGCAGAGCCTGCCGCGCACCGACCCGGTCCGTGAACGGTCCCCGGAGGAGGCGGCCTCTCGCTGGGCCGCGCTCCAGCAGGGCACCGAATCCGGCCGTGCCGCAGCCCACACAGAACCCCCTCGCAGTCCCGAAGGGAACGCCCAGCCATGA
- a CDS encoding DUF397 domain-containing protein, translating into MREYDLSDARWRKSSYSDHNGGSCIEVADHFPGAAAWRKSTYSDQNGGSCVEVSDNFPGLVPIRDSKAGADGPVVAVPASAWSAFIGAVKNARFTTA; encoded by the coding sequence ATGCGCGAGTACGACCTGAGCGACGCCCGCTGGCGCAAGAGCAGCTACAGCGACCACAACGGCGGAAGCTGCATCGAGGTCGCCGACCACTTCCCCGGCGCCGCCGCATGGCGCAAGAGCACCTACAGCGACCAAAACGGCGGAAGCTGCGTCGAGGTCTCCGACAACTTCCCCGGCCTCGTCCCCATCCGCGACAGCAAGGCGGGGGCCGACGGACCCGTCGTCGCCGTGCCCGCGTCCGCATGGTCCGCTTTCATCGGGGCCGTCAAGAACGCGCGGTTCACGACTGCCTGA
- a CDS encoding helix-turn-helix domain-containing protein has translation MTNTSQQVGWEFWGSELKNRREGAGLSQEELGRRLFASHALISRFESAERRPRLDMAIQIDQVLETDGFFERLCRKLLEASPYASYFAAVAELERVATRICEFESMSVPGLLQTAAYARAVTLAGNPYATDEYIEGLVRARLERATILKGEDRPSYWAVLHEAVLRVPVGGPTVMAEQLEHLTQLARERKIVMQIFPFAAGPYPSMGRMVTVMEFDDAPPTAYTEGVYSGNLLDEPAVVKRTQQSYDLIRAAALSPEASLALIESAAEDYKRCASTT, from the coding sequence ATGACCAACACGTCACAGCAGGTCGGCTGGGAATTCTGGGGCTCCGAACTCAAGAACCGGCGGGAGGGCGCCGGTCTGAGCCAGGAGGAACTGGGGCGGCGGCTCTTCGCGTCGCACGCGTTGATCAGCAGATTCGAGTCGGCGGAGCGCCGGCCGCGGCTGGACATGGCGATCCAGATCGACCAGGTCCTGGAAACCGACGGCTTCTTCGAGCGCCTGTGCCGGAAGCTGCTGGAGGCGTCGCCGTATGCGTCCTATTTCGCGGCGGTGGCGGAGCTGGAGCGGGTGGCTACGCGGATCTGTGAGTTCGAGTCGATGAGCGTGCCCGGATTGCTTCAGACAGCAGCCTACGCACGGGCGGTCACATTGGCGGGGAACCCTTACGCAACGGACGAGTACATCGAGGGCCTGGTTCGTGCCCGCCTGGAACGCGCAACCATCCTCAAGGGGGAGGACCGGCCTTCCTATTGGGCGGTCCTGCACGAGGCAGTGCTGCGGGTACCGGTAGGCGGCCCGACCGTCATGGCTGAGCAATTGGAACACCTTACGCAGCTCGCGCGCGAGCGGAAGATCGTGATGCAGATTTTCCCGTTTGCGGCTGGCCCATATCCGTCCATGGGGCGCATGGTGACGGTCATGGAGTTCGATGACGCTCCGCCAACCGCCTATACAGAAGGCGTGTATTCGGGGAATTTGCTGGACGAACCGGCCGTAGTGAAGCGTACTCAGCAGAGCTACGATTTGATCCGGGCCGCCGCCCTGTCACCGGAGGCGTCCCTGGCCCTGATCGAATCGGCGGCAGAGGACTACAAACGATGCGCGAGTACGACCTGA
- the recO gene encoding DNA repair protein RecO, producing the protein MSLFRDDGIVLRTQKLGEADRIITLLTRTHGRVRAVARGVRRTKSKFGARLEPFSHVDVQFYARGSELVGRGLPLCTQSETIAAYGGGIVTDYARYTAGTAMLETAERFTDHEGEPAVQQYLLLVGGLRTLARGEHAPHLVLDAFLLRSLAVNGYAPSFDSCARCGLPGPNRFFSVASGGVVCGDCRVPGSVVPSSEAIGLLSALLTGDWESADACEARHAREGSGLVTAYLHWHLERGLRSLRYVEQ; encoded by the coding sequence ATGAGTCTGTTCCGCGACGACGGCATCGTGCTGCGCACCCAGAAGCTGGGCGAGGCGGACCGGATCATCACGCTGCTCACCCGTACCCACGGCCGGGTGCGGGCCGTGGCGCGCGGCGTACGGCGCACGAAGTCGAAGTTCGGCGCGCGGCTGGAGCCCTTCTCGCACGTCGACGTGCAGTTCTACGCCCGCGGCAGCGAGCTCGTGGGCCGCGGACTTCCCCTGTGCACGCAGAGCGAGACGATCGCCGCGTACGGCGGCGGGATCGTCACCGACTACGCCCGCTACACGGCCGGCACGGCCATGCTGGAGACCGCCGAGCGGTTCACCGACCACGAGGGCGAGCCGGCGGTGCAGCAGTATCTGCTGCTGGTGGGCGGGCTGCGGACGCTGGCCCGCGGCGAGCACGCCCCGCACCTGGTCCTCGACGCCTTCCTGCTGCGTTCGCTCGCCGTCAACGGCTACGCGCCGAGCTTCGACAGCTGTGCGCGGTGCGGGCTGCCCGGCCCGAACCGGTTCTTCTCGGTCGCGTCGGGCGGGGTGGTCTGCGGTGACTGCCGGGTGCCCGGGAGCGTCGTACCCTCCTCGGAGGCGATCGGGCTCCTGAGCGCGCTGCTGACCGGCGACTGGGAGTCCGCGGACGCCTGCGAGGCCCGTCACGCCCGGGAGGGCAGCGGGCTGGTCACGGCGTATCTGCACTGGCACCTGGAGCGGGGGCTGCGCTCCCTCCGGTACGTCGAGCAGTAG
- a CDS encoding isoprenyl transferase: MARRGILGRNRREYVTPEPHPSGARPPKIPGELVPNHVAVVMDGNGRWAKERGLPRTEGHKVGEGVVLDVLKGCIEMGVKNLSLYAFSTENWKRSPDEVKFLMNFNRDVIRRRRDEMDALGIRIRWVGRMPKLWKSVVQELQIAQEQTKNNDAMTLYFCVNYGGRAEIADAAAAIAADVRAGKLDPSKVNEKTVAKYMYYPDMPDVDLFVRPSGEQRTSNYLIWQSAYAEMVFQDILWPDFDRRNLWDACLEYAKRDRRFGAAPEPDGQSAK, translated from the coding sequence ATGGCACGACGCGGGATCCTGGGCCGTAACCGACGCGAGTACGTCACGCCCGAGCCGCACCCCTCCGGCGCGCGGCCGCCGAAGATTCCCGGGGAGCTGGTTCCCAACCATGTGGCCGTGGTCATGGACGGCAACGGCCGGTGGGCCAAGGAGCGCGGACTGCCGCGCACCGAGGGGCACAAGGTCGGCGAGGGCGTCGTCCTGGACGTCCTCAAGGGCTGCATCGAGATGGGCGTGAAGAACCTTTCGCTCTACGCCTTCTCGACGGAGAACTGGAAGCGGTCGCCCGACGAGGTCAAGTTCCTGATGAACTTCAACCGCGATGTGATCCGGCGGCGGCGCGACGAAATGGACGCGCTGGGCATTCGCATCCGGTGGGTCGGGCGGATGCCGAAGCTGTGGAAGTCCGTGGTCCAGGAGCTCCAGATCGCCCAGGAGCAGACCAAGAACAATGACGCGATGACGCTGTACTTCTGCGTGAATTACGGCGGGCGGGCGGAGATCGCCGATGCGGCGGCGGCCATCGCGGCGGACGTACGGGCCGGAAAGCTGGACCCGTCGAAGGTGAACGAGAAGACCGTCGCGAAGTACATGTACTACCCGGACATGCCGGACGTGGACCTCTTCGTCCGGCCGTCCGGGGAGCAGCGGACCTCGAACTACCTGATCTGGCAGAGCGCGTACGCGGAGATGGTGTTCCAGGACATTCTCTGGCCGGACTTCGACCGCCGGAACCTGTGGGACGCGTGCCTGGAGTACGCGAAGCGGGACCGCCGCTTCGGCGCCGCCCCGGAGCCGGACGGACAGTCGGCCAAGTAA
- a CDS encoding Fur family transcriptional regulator, whose protein sequence is MATSAGSPVRGRSTRQRTAVSAALDEVDEFRSAQELHDMLKHRGDSVGLTTVYRTLQSLADAGEVDVLRTSDGEAVYRRCSTDDHHHHLVCRACGKAVEVEGPAVEKWADQIATEHGFQDVAHTIEIFGTCGDCAGRAAEKQ, encoded by the coding sequence GTGGCGACGAGCGCGGGATCTCCGGTTCGCGGCCGGTCGACGCGGCAGCGGACCGCGGTGTCCGCCGCACTCGACGAGGTCGACGAGTTCCGCAGTGCGCAGGAGCTGCACGACATGCTCAAGCACCGCGGCGACTCGGTCGGACTGACCACCGTCTACCGCACGCTGCAGTCGCTCGCCGACGCCGGCGAGGTCGACGTGCTGCGCACCAGCGACGGCGAGGCCGTCTACCGCCGGTGCAGCACCGACGATCACCACCACCACCTCGTGTGCCGGGCCTGCGGCAAGGCCGTCGAGGTCGAGGGCCCCGCGGTGGAGAAATGGGCCGACCAGATCGCCACCGAACACGGCTTCCAGGACGTCGCCCACACCATCGAGATCTTCGGGACCTGCGGCGACTGCGCCGGCCGGGCCGCCGAGAAGCAGTAG
- a CDS encoding metal ABC transporter permease: MEILTYAFMQRALIAALIVGITAPAIGIYLVQRRQALMGDGIGHVALTGVGLGFLLNTSPVWVATAVAIAGSVVMELIRWYGKTRGDLALAMLFYGGMAGGVMLMNLSDAGSNANLGTYLFGSITTVSPQDMTTIYVLAALVLAITVGLRRQLFAVCQDEEFARVTGLPVRLLNLLVAVTAAVTVTVAMRVVGLLLVSALMVIPVAAAQQISRSFAVTFAVAVAIGVVVTLTGTATSYYVDVPSGATIVLFAIALFVAFTALAAPLAKKRAKAAAGPGDGCTLEVPGGRAPADDVSVAG; the protein is encoded by the coding sequence ATGGAAATCCTCACCTACGCCTTCATGCAGCGGGCCCTGATCGCCGCCCTGATCGTCGGCATCACCGCCCCCGCCATCGGCATCTACCTCGTCCAGCGCCGCCAAGCCCTGATGGGCGACGGCATCGGCCATGTCGCCCTCACCGGCGTCGGCCTCGGCTTCCTGCTCAACACCAGCCCCGTCTGGGTCGCCACCGCCGTCGCCATCGCCGGCTCCGTCGTCATGGAGCTGATCCGCTGGTACGGCAAGACCCGCGGCGATCTCGCGCTGGCCATGCTGTTCTACGGCGGCATGGCGGGCGGCGTGATGCTGATGAACCTCTCCGACGCCGGCTCCAACGCCAACCTCGGCACCTACCTCTTCGGCTCGATCACCACCGTCTCGCCGCAGGACATGACGACGATCTACGTGCTCGCCGCCCTGGTCCTGGCGATCACGGTGGGCCTGCGCCGCCAGCTCTTCGCGGTCTGCCAGGACGAGGAGTTCGCCCGGGTGACCGGACTGCCGGTGCGGCTGCTCAACCTCCTGGTCGCGGTCACCGCCGCGGTCACCGTCACCGTCGCCATGCGCGTCGTCGGACTGCTGCTGGTCAGCGCCCTGATGGTGATCCCGGTCGCGGCCGCCCAGCAGATCAGCCGCAGCTTCGCGGTCACCTTCGCGGTGGCCGTCGCCATCGGAGTCGTGGTCACCCTCACGGGCACGGCCACCTCGTACTACGTGGACGTCCCGTCCGGCGCGACGATCGTGCTCTTCGCCATCGCCCTGTTCGTGGCCTTCACCGCGCTCGCCGCGCCGCTCGCGAAAAAGCGCGCCAAGGCTGCCGCCGGGCCCGGGGACGGGTGCACCCTGGAGGTACCCGGCGGCCGGGCCCCCGCGGACGACGTGAGCGTGGCCGGATAG
- a CDS encoding metal ABC transporter ATP-binding protein: MNQPVIDLRAATAALGARPVLRGVDLTVHSGEVVALLGANGSGKSTAVRSVIGQVPLTGGTLSLFGTEFRRFKDWARIGYVPQRTTAAGGVPATVREVVTSGRLARTKLGILRRTDRTAVHHALELVGMADRAKDSVNALSGGQHQRVLIARALAGEPDLLIMDEPMAGVDLASQEVLAAALREQVARGTTVLLVLHELGPLEPLIDRAVVLRDGCVVHDGPPPEAVGQHALPGHDHVHPHADAAAEPLRTGLLS; encoded by the coding sequence ATGAACCAGCCGGTCATCGACCTGCGCGCCGCCACCGCCGCCCTGGGCGCCCGCCCCGTGCTGCGCGGCGTCGACCTCACCGTGCACAGCGGCGAGGTGGTCGCGCTGCTGGGCGCCAACGGATCGGGCAAGTCCACCGCCGTACGGTCGGTGATCGGCCAGGTCCCGCTCACCGGCGGCACGCTCTCGCTCTTCGGCACGGAGTTCCGCCGCTTCAAGGACTGGGCCCGCATCGGCTACGTCCCGCAGCGCACCACCGCGGCCGGCGGCGTCCCCGCCACCGTCCGCGAGGTCGTCACCTCCGGCCGGCTGGCCCGTACGAAGCTGGGCATCCTGCGCAGGACCGACCGGACCGCCGTGCACCACGCGCTGGAACTGGTCGGGATGGCCGACCGCGCCAAGGACTCCGTCAACGCGCTGTCCGGCGGGCAGCACCAGCGCGTACTCATAGCCCGCGCGCTGGCCGGCGAACCGGACCTGCTGATCATGGACGAGCCGATGGCCGGCGTCGACCTGGCCAGCCAGGAAGTGCTCGCCGCCGCGCTGCGCGAACAGGTCGCCCGGGGCACCACCGTGCTGCTGGTGCTGCACGAACTGGGCCCGCTGGAGCCGCTGATCGACCGCGCGGTGGTGCTGCGCGACGGCTGCGTCGTCCACGACGGCCCGCCCCCCGAGGCCGTGGGCCAGCACGCCCTGCCCGGCCACGACCACGTCCACCCGCACGCCGACGCCGCCGCGGAGCCGCTCCGCACCGGCCTGCTGAGCTAG
- a CDS encoding metal ABC transporter substrate-binding protein — translation MNIRRHLTTAAVAGAAVLGLVALSACAPTSNGRTEDGKLRVTASFYPMEFLAEQIGGKHVEVTDLTKPGVEPHDLELTPKQTAQLGESGAVVYLKGLQPAVDNAVAQSGVKHVADAAALTTLEKHGTEVDGHHHTTGDNHSHSESEGGKDPHVWLDPVRYAEVARGVGKTLAQADPGHRAEYRKNTDTLVKKLNGLDKEFRDGLRKRSSDTFLTTHAAFGYLAERYGLTEEAISGLDPEAEPSAHRIKDLHDLAAGHHVSTVFFETIANPATARTLAGDLHLKTDVLDPLEGITGTSRGKDYFGVQRANLAALQKALGTE, via the coding sequence ATGAACATACGCCGTCATCTCACCACCGCGGCCGTCGCCGGAGCCGCGGTGCTCGGCCTCGTGGCCCTCTCCGCCTGCGCCCCCACCAGTAACGGGCGCACGGAGGACGGCAAGCTGAGGGTGACAGCGTCCTTCTATCCCATGGAATTCCTCGCCGAGCAGATCGGCGGGAAGCACGTCGAGGTGACCGACCTCACCAAGCCCGGCGTCGAGCCGCACGACCTGGAGCTCACGCCGAAGCAGACCGCCCAGCTCGGGGAGTCCGGCGCGGTCGTCTACCTCAAGGGCCTGCAGCCCGCCGTGGACAACGCGGTCGCCCAGTCCGGCGTCAAGCACGTCGCCGACGCGGCCGCCCTCACCACCCTGGAGAAGCACGGCACCGAGGTCGACGGGCACCACCACACCACCGGCGACAACCACTCTCACTCGGAGTCCGAGGGCGGCAAGGACCCGCACGTCTGGCTCGACCCGGTGCGGTACGCCGAGGTCGCCCGGGGCGTCGGCAAGACCCTCGCGCAGGCCGACCCGGGCCACCGGGCCGAGTACCGGAAGAACACCGACACCCTGGTCAAGAAGCTGAACGGCCTGGACAAGGAGTTCCGGGACGGGCTGCGGAAGCGCTCCTCGGACACCTTCCTCACCACGCACGCCGCCTTCGGCTACCTCGCCGAGCGCTACGGCCTGACCGAGGAGGCCATCAGCGGCCTCGACCCCGAGGCCGAGCCCAGCGCCCACCGCATCAAGGACCTGCACGACCTCGCCGCCGGGCACCACGTCTCCACGGTCTTCTTCGAGACGATCGCCAACCCGGCCACCGCCAGGACCCTGGCCGGCGACCTGCACCTGAAGACCGACGTGCTCGACCCCCTGGAGGGGATCACCGGCACCTCGCGCGGCAAGGACTACTTCGGCGTGCAGCGCGCCAACCTCGCCGCGCTGCAGAAGGCGCTCGGCACCGAATGA
- a CDS encoding glycine--tRNA ligase, which translates to MAADKIDTIVSLSKRRGFVYPCSEIYGGSRAAWDYGPLGVELKENIKRQWWRAMVTSREDVVGIDSSVILAPEVWQASGHVATFTDPLTECTSCHKRFRADHLEEAYEAKHGKLPENGLADVNCPHCGNKGGFTEPKQFSGLLSTHLGPSQDTASVAYLRPETAQGIFTNFAQVQQTSRKKPPFGIAQMGKSFRNEITPGNFIFRTREFEQMEMEFFVKPGEDEQWQEYWMEQRWNWYRDLGIREENIRWYEHPAEKLSHYSKRTADIEYRFNFGGTEFSELEGVANRTDYDLSAHSKASGQDLSYFDQEAGERWTPYVIEPAAGVNRAMLAFMLDAYIEDEAPNAKGKMEKRTVMRLDPRLAPVKVAVLPLSRNPQLSPKAKGLADDLRKNWNIEFDDAGAIGRRYRRQDEIGTPFCVTVDFDTLDDNAVTVRERDTMKQERVSLDQIQAYLGGRLLGC; encoded by the coding sequence GTGGCCGCCGACAAGATCGATACCATCGTCAGCCTGAGCAAGCGCCGTGGCTTCGTATACCCCTGCAGTGAGATCTACGGCGGCTCTCGGGCTGCCTGGGATTACGGCCCGCTGGGTGTCGAGCTCAAGGAGAACATCAAGCGTCAGTGGTGGCGTGCCATGGTCACCTCGCGCGAGGACGTCGTGGGCATCGACTCGTCGGTGATCCTGGCTCCCGAGGTGTGGCAGGCGTCCGGCCACGTCGCCACCTTCACCGACCCGCTCACCGAGTGCACCTCCTGCCACAAGCGCTTCCGCGCCGACCACCTGGAAGAGGCGTACGAGGCCAAGCACGGCAAGCTGCCCGAGAACGGCCTCGCCGACGTCAACTGCCCGCACTGCGGCAACAAGGGCGGCTTCACCGAGCCCAAGCAGTTCTCCGGCCTGCTCTCCACCCACCTCGGCCCCTCGCAGGACACCGCCTCGGTCGCCTACCTGCGCCCCGAGACCGCGCAGGGCATCTTCACCAACTTCGCCCAGGTCCAGCAGACCTCGCGCAAGAAGCCGCCGTTCGGCATCGCGCAGATGGGCAAGTCCTTCCGGAACGAGATCACTCCGGGCAACTTCATCTTCCGGACCCGCGAGTTCGAGCAGATGGAGATGGAGTTCTTCGTCAAGCCGGGCGAGGACGAGCAGTGGCAGGAGTACTGGATGGAGCAGCGGTGGAACTGGTACCGCGACCTCGGCATCCGCGAGGAGAACATCCGCTGGTACGAGCACCCCGCCGAGAAGCTCTCGCACTACTCCAAGCGCACCGCTGACATCGAGTACCGCTTCAACTTCGGCGGCACCGAGTTCTCCGAGCTGGAGGGCGTGGCCAACCGCACCGACTACGACCTGTCCGCGCACTCCAAGGCGTCCGGCCAGGACCTGTCGTACTTCGACCAGGAGGCCGGCGAGCGCTGGACTCCGTACGTCATCGAGCCGGCGGCCGGTGTGAACCGCGCGATGCTCGCCTTCATGCTCGACGCCTACATCGAGGACGAGGCGCCGAACGCCAAGGGCAAGATGGAGAAGCGCACGGTCATGCGCCTCGACCCGCGCCTGGCGCCGGTCAAGGTCGCGGTGCTGCCGCTGTCCCGCAACCCGCAGCTGTCCCCGAAGGCCAAGGGCCTCGCGGACGACCTGCGCAAGAACTGGAACATCGAGTTCGACGACGCGGGCGCCATCGGCCGCCGCTACCGCCGCCAGGACGAGATCGGCACGCCGTTCTGCGTCACCGTCGACTTCGACACCCTCGACGACAACGCGGTCACCGTGCGCGAGCGCGACACGATGAAGCAGGAGCGGGTGTCGCTGGACCAGATCCAGGCGTACCTGGGTGGACGTCTGCTGGGCTGCTGA
- a CDS encoding VanZ family protein — protein MSQRVALGLLWFWAACVVYATFGTPSGGGQALNLKPLDLTNAADIKDAVLNVLLFAPAGVLLALLPVRWYQATLFGFLGSLAIEVTQYVTRSGRSADINDLTNNTLGALIGFSCTAAVLALARRGSRVRGATVDC, from the coding sequence ATGTCGCAGCGGGTGGCCCTCGGGCTGCTGTGGTTCTGGGCAGCCTGCGTCGTCTACGCCACCTTCGGAACCCCCTCCGGCGGCGGCCAGGCTCTCAATCTGAAGCCACTGGACCTGACCAATGCGGCGGACATCAAGGACGCCGTGCTGAACGTGCTCCTGTTCGCCCCCGCCGGCGTCCTGCTGGCCCTGCTCCCGGTGCGCTGGTACCAGGCCACCCTCTTCGGATTCCTCGGCTCCCTCGCCATCGAGGTCACCCAGTACGTGACCCGATCAGGACGCAGCGCCGACATCAACGACCTCACCAACAACACCCTCGGTGCACTGATCGGCTTCTCCTGCACCGCCGCAGTTCTCGCCCTCGCCAGACGTGGCTCTCGCGTCCGTGGCGCCACAGTTGACTGCTGA